In the genome of Arachis stenosperma cultivar V10309 chromosome 2, arast.V10309.gnm1.PFL2, whole genome shotgun sequence, the window aTATAGGGACCAGATGTCAACTCGCGGACGCGGTCGCGGGCGAGGTAGAGGTAAGACAGGCACCGTTACTCCTGCCCCCATAGGGACTGATCCAGTAGACTTTATGGCTGCCCTAAGAAATATGGCTGCAGCTATGCAGGCGACAGCCGAGGCACTGGTAATCAGATAAATCAGGGAAATCATGGGAACAATAATGATGAGGGCGGTCCAATGACACTTGCTACATTTCTGAAAGTTCACCCTCCGACTTTTAGAGGAACCTCAAATCCCACTGACGCAGATAATTGGATTCAGGCTATGGAAAGGGTGTTACAGGCACAACAGGTTCCTGAAGAGCAATGGGTTGAATTTGGAACTTATCAGTTGCAAGGTGAAGCTCAGTATTGGTGGCAGGGAACACGACATATCCTGCATCCTGATGGTGCTGCGATTCCTTGGGAGGTTTTCCGGACagagttctataagaaataCTTTTCTAATTCAGCTAGAAATGCCAAGGAACTTGAATTAATGCAGTTAAAGCAGGGACAGATGACTGTTGCTGAGTATACCAGTAAATTTGAGGAGTTATGTCGCTTTTCTCGTATCTGTCAAGGTGCGCCTGAAGATTTTGCtgaatggaagtgtattaaaTATGAGGGAGGTCTTCGGAGCAATGTTCTGAGCTTCGTTACCCCAATGGAGATCAGGGTGTTTTCTGAATTGGTGAATAAGAGTAGGGTGGCTGAGGATTGTGTGAGGAAGGCGGCAGCAGAGAAAGGGAGTTTGAGGGTGCCTTTTCAGAGACCTTCAGGAAGGAACTTTGCTCCGAGAGGTAGGAATTTCAAACATGGAGGCTCTGTTCCGCAACAGACTCAGGGTCAAGGTAATTACAGAAGGCTGAATACCAATGTTAATCAGGGAAGaaggtttgggaagcagccaCAGTAGGATCTGAATTGTCAGAGGTGTGGAAGGTATCATCCTGGAGTTCCGTGCAGAGTAGGACTTGGAGTATGCTATTCCTGTGGACAGCCCGGACATATGGCCACCAATTGCCCGGAGAAGAAGAAGTATGAGTCTGGTAGGGTGCAGCAGCCGGGGAGAGTATACACCACTTCTACCATAggtgctgagggatctgagacactgaTTAGAGGTAATTGTGAAATGGCTGGTAAAAtcttaaatgctttatttgattcaggTGCAAGTcattcatttattgcatttgaaAAGGCCCATGAATTAGGATTGAGAATGGTGGTTTTAGGTTATGATTTGAAAGTATATAATGCTACTCATGAAGCTATGGTGACTAGGATAGGATGTCCACAAGTTCCCTTTCGAGTACAACAG includes:
- the LOC130963631 gene encoding uncharacterized protein LOC130963631 produces the protein MSTRGRGRGRGRGDSRGTGNQINQGNHGNNNDEGGPMTLATFLKVHPPTFRGTSNPTDADNWIQAMERVLQAQQVPEEQWVEFGTYQLQGEAQYWWQGTRHILHPDGAAIPWEVFRTEFYKKYFSNSARNAKELELMQLKQGQMTVAEYTSKFEELCRFSRICQGAPEDFAEWKCIKYEGGLRSNVLSFVTPMEIRVFSELVNKSRVAEDCVRKAAAEKGSLRVPFQRPSGRNFAPRGRNFKHGGSVPQQTQGQGNYRRLNTNVNQGRRFGKQPQ